Genomic window (Tardiphaga sp. vice304):
GAGGTGGTCATGCAGCACGCCCTTGAGGATCGCGCGAAGGTCCATGGTCGGCGCGAGATCTCGGGATTCGTAAAGATCGGAGGCGCGCAGCCCCGGCCAATTCGCGATCACCCGCCCTCCGGCCACCGCGCCGCCGGCGAGCAGCGCCACGGTACCGGTGCCGTGGTCAGTGCCGGACGTGCCGTTGATCTTTGCCGTACGGCCGAATTCGGTGGCGACGACGATCACGGTGTCGCGCCAGTGGGAGCCCAGCCCGGTTTCGAACTCCGCGAGCGCGCCGTCGAGCCCGCCCAGTAATTGCGCGAGGCGTCCAACCGGGCCGCCTTCCTGCGCATGGGTGTCCCAGCCGTCGAACGCCAATGCCGCAACGCGCGGGCCGTCGTCGGCGGCCATCAATTTGGCGGCGCCGCGCGCCACCTGCTGCATCGCCGAGATCTTGACGCCGGGCACGGGCTTCATCGCGTCGCCCTTGGCGAGCTTGTCGAGTTGCAATCCCTGCGACAGCGCCGTCGCCAGCGCGGGGTCGCGATGCTGGTAGAGCTCGATCAGGCGGGCCGCGGTGTCATCGGAAGCATTCGGCAGGTTGACCGGCGACCAGCCGACGGTCGGCGCCGCGCCGCGCAAGATCAGCGGCGTGGTCGGGCCAATGGCGAGCCCCGACGAGACGCGCTCGCCGCGCGGCAGAGCGGCGATCGCGCGGTTGAGCCAGCCGGACTGCACACGGCCGGGGCCGGGGAAGCCGCTCTCCAGCGTATCCTGGCCATCGAAATGCGAGCGCTCGCGATACGGGGTGGCCACCGCATGCACCACGGCCGCTTTGCGCTCGCGGTACATCCGCGCGAATTGCGGCATCGACGGATGCAGGCCAAAGAACGAGTCGAGCATAACTGCGGCATTCGGCCCGTCCTTGGCGAGCGCGATCGAACCGTGCAGTCCGGCGTAATCGGGATCGCCGATCGGCGCCACGGTAGCGAGACCGTCGAGCGCACCGCGCAGGATGATGACGACCAGCCGAGGATCACGCGCGCCCGCCGCGCGGGCGAATTTCGGGATGTAGGCCCAGGCGGCAAAGGCGGCGCCTGACAGCAGCAGCGAGCGGCGCGTCGGAAAGATCCGGGTTTCGCAATCCATCGTCATCTCCTCTGGAATTCCGGTGACATCAGAAGCAGTGCCAGCGCCTGCTGTCGCGTCTCGGCGCGCGCGATGGTCTGTCGCGTCTCGTTCGATGCCGCCTCGCCCGCCACCACTTCCAGCAAGTCGCGGGCATCGATGCTGTCGGCGATCTTCGATGATACTTGCGCGGCAATATCGAGCCGCAGCTTGAGGCCTTCCGGCGCCGCCCAGGCGGCGTTGCTGTCGGCGAAGCCGTTCGGCCCCGGCGGCGTCCACAGCGGCTGGCCCATCATGGCGAGGCTGCCGATGGTGCGGTTAGGCTCTTCGGGAATCCGTCCAAGGATGCGGCCGGTGGCGATGAGATATTCATACGGCAAGCGCATTTTGGTCAGCGGCGCGGTCCACGCCTCGTCGGAATCGACCAGCGCGAGCGCCAGCGCCTTCAGATCACCATCGGTTTTCGAGAACACGGCCTGCAGTTTCGCGACCAGCGCCGGGGGCGGCGTATCGGCGACAAAATGCTGCGCGAATTTATGCGCGATGAACTTCGCCGTGGCCGGGTGCCGCGCGATGTCGGCGAGTGCGGCTTCACCCTGCCCCACGCCGGCGTCGTCATAACTCTTGCCGAGCAGCAGCTGCGGGCCCGGCTGATGCGCGTTGGCGTTGAACGCGAAGCTGCCGGGCAGGCCGATCTTGCCGTCGCGGCCGGCGAAGGTCCAGCCGGTGATGATGCGCGCCAGCGCGGTCACGTCGGCCTGCGTATAGCCGGCGCCGACGCCGAGCGTATGCAGCTCCATGATCTCGCGAGCGAGGTTTTCGTTGAGGCCGCGCTTGCCGCGCTGGCCGGCTTTCGATTCCGGGCCGATCGATTGCTGGTTGTCGAGGAAGAACAACATCGCCGGATGCTGCTCGACCGCGCGCAGCATGCCGGCAAACTTGCCGAGCACGAATGGGCGGATCGCCTCGCGCTCGAACGAGCCCGCCCAGATCCGCGCCGGCTCGCCCTTGCTGGCGGAGATGCAGAAGTGATTCGACCAGAAGGTGACGAGCCGCTCGACGAAGCCGCCATCGGCGATGGTGGCGCGCTGGATCCGCGCCAGTGCCTCTGCGGTGAACACCTTTTGCACGACATTGGGCGGCGGCTGCGCGACCGGCGGCTTCGGCGCATCGGGCTGCACGGTCATGACCGTATTGCCGGCACTCATCGCATCGGCGTTGCCATCCATCGCCGGCGGCGCCTCGGCAGCCTTGACGGCGTCACGCGCCGCCTTGACCTCGAGCTGGTAGGCGAACAGCGCCTGCCCCAGCGCCGGCGTCGACTGCAGGCCGGGCAATTCGAGCAGCGCGCCATTGGCACGCGCAAGCTCCGCTTTGACGAAGCCGCGCGGATCGGAGGCCGCGCTGACGAAATCGCCGGCCGCGCCGCCGCGGGCGCCGAAGCCGAAGCGATTGAGCGCCACAAGCGCCATCTGCGGATCGCGGGCCATCCCAACTCC
Coding sequences:
- a CDS encoding DUF1501 domain-containing protein, with protein sequence MTMDCETRIFPTRRSLLLSGAAFAAWAYIPKFARAAGARDPRLVVIILRGALDGLATVAPIGDPDYAGLHGSIALAKDGPNAAVMLDSFFGLHPSMPQFARMYRERKAAVVHAVATPYRERSHFDGQDTLESGFPGPGRVQSGWLNRAIAALPRGERVSSGLAIGPTTPLILRGAAPTVGWSPVNLPNASDDTAARLIELYQHRDPALATALSQGLQLDKLAKGDAMKPVPGVKISAMQQVARGAAKLMAADDGPRVAALAFDGWDTHAQEGGPVGRLAQLLGGLDGALAEFETGLGSHWRDTVIVVATEFGRTAKINGTSGTDHGTGTVALLAGGAVAGGRVIANWPGLRASDLYESRDLAPTMDLRAILKGVLHDHLGLGERVLADSVFPDSAMVRPAKGLVA
- a CDS encoding DUF1800 domain-containing protein; the protein is MARDPQMALVALNRFGFGARGGAAGDFVSAASDPRGFVKAELARANGALLELPGLQSTPALGQALFAYQLEVKAARDAVKAAEAPPAMDGNADAMSAGNTVMTVQPDAPKPPVAQPPPNVVQKVFTAEALARIQRATIADGGFVERLVTFWSNHFCISASKGEPARIWAGSFEREAIRPFVLGKFAGMLRAVEQHPAMLFFLDNQQSIGPESKAGQRGKRGLNENLAREIMELHTLGVGAGYTQADVTALARIITGWTFAGRDGKIGLPGSFAFNANAHQPGPQLLLGKSYDDAGVGQGEAALADIARHPATAKFIAHKFAQHFVADTPPPALVAKLQAVFSKTDGDLKALALALVDSDEAWTAPLTKMRLPYEYLIATGRILGRIPEEPNRTIGSLAMMGQPLWTPPGPNGFADSNAAWAAPEGLKLRLDIAAQVSSKIADSIDARDLLEVVAGEAASNETRQTIARAETRQQALALLLMSPEFQRR